From Pseudodesulfovibrio sp. S3, a single genomic window includes:
- a CDS encoding NAD-dependent deacylase has translation MQADLEMVKALLDGGRRVVALTGAGVSAESGVPTFRGRNGLWKNYRPEDLARPDAFAVHPELVWEFYNWRREMLARCDPNPAHTALARMERQLPNFLLITQNVDGLHVRAGSRKLLEMHGSLWRVKCTVCTHAREDFETLPDTPECPVCGHLLRPGVVWFGEPLVPGVLKLAIDQINRADVFLTIGSSGLVQPAASFYQLAKDHGAVTVEINMEPTPNTGFMDFALHGRAGDILPELVTGLSD, from the coding sequence GTGCAGGCTGATTTGGAGATGGTGAAGGCGTTGCTTGACGGGGGCAGAAGGGTGGTTGCCCTGACCGGCGCAGGTGTTTCCGCTGAAAGTGGGGTGCCGACATTCCGGGGGCGTAACGGATTGTGGAAGAACTACCGTCCTGAAGATCTGGCCCGCCCGGATGCTTTTGCCGTGCACCCGGAGCTGGTTTGGGAGTTCTACAACTGGCGCCGGGAAATGTTGGCAAGGTGCGATCCCAACCCGGCGCATACGGCCCTGGCCCGGATGGAACGCCAATTGCCGAATTTTCTTCTGATCACGCAAAACGTGGACGGCCTGCATGTCCGGGCCGGCAGCCGGAAATTGTTGGAGATGCACGGTTCGCTTTGGCGGGTGAAGTGCACGGTCTGCACCCACGCCCGCGAGGATTTCGAAACCTTGCCCGACACGCCGGAATGCCCTGTCTGCGGGCACCTGCTACGGCCGGGTGTGGTCTGGTTCGGAGAACCTCTGGTGCCTGGGGTGCTCAAGCTGGCCATCGACCAGATCAACCGTGCGGATGTGTTTTTGACCATCGGCAGTTCCGGCTTGGTGCAGCCTGCTGCATCGTTCTATCAGTTGGCAAAGGATCACGGGGCCGTGACCGTGGAGATAAATATGGAGCCGACCCCCAACACGGGATTCATGGATTTCGCTCTGCACGGCAGGGCAGGGGATATCCTGCCCGAGCTGGTCACAGGGCTGTCCGATTAG